One segment of Solanum lycopersicum chromosome 1, SLM_r2.1 DNA contains the following:
- the IAA16 gene encoding auxin-responsive protein IAA16, with product MTSVLGAECDKIRLDYEAETELRLGLPGANGNELESSNKNNGKRVFSETVDLKLNLSNSKDSTLMDNININQVDNMKEKKNNIVVPSSNDPAKPPAKAQVVGWPPVRSFRKNVMTVQKNTTGAGEISGTGTGAAFVKVSVDGAPYLRKVDLKMYKSYQQLSDALGKMFSSFTIGNCGTQGFKDFMNESKLIDLLNGSDYVPTYEDKDGDWMLVGDVPWEMFVDSCKRLRIMKGSEAIGLAPRAVEKCKNRS from the exons ATGACAAGCGTGTTGGGTGCGGAGTGTGACAAAATCCGATTGGATTATGAAGCGGAGACGGAGCTGAGGCTCGGATTGCCCGGAGCTAATGGGAATGAACTGGAATCGAGTAATAAGAACAATGGCAAAAGGGTCTTTTCAGAAACTGTTGATTTGAAATTAAACCTTTCTAATTCAAAGGATTCCACATTAAtggataatattaatattaatcaaGTTGAtaacatgaaggagaagaagaataaTATTGTTGTGCCAAGCTCTAATGATCCTGCTAAGCCACCAGCCAA GGCACAAGTTGTGGGTTGGCCACCAGTGAGATCATTCAGGAAGAATGTAATGACTGTTCAGAAAAACACCACCGGCGCCGGCGAAATCTCCGGCACCGGCACCGGCGCAGCCTTTGTGAAAGTTAGTGTTGACGGTGCACCATACTTACGTAAAGTGGACTTGAAGATGTACAAAAGTTACCAACAACTCTCTGATGCACTTGGCAAAATGTTTAGCTCTTTTACTATTG GAAATTGTGGGACTCAAGGATTTAAGGATTTCATGAATGAGAGCAAATTGATAGACCTCTTGAATGGTTCAGACTATGTACCAACTTATGAAGACAAAGATGGTGATTGGATGCTTGTTGGTGATGTACCTTGGGA GATGTTTGTTGATTCATGCAAACGTTTACGGATAATGAAAGGATCAGAAGCTATTGGGCTAg CACCAAGAGCAGTGGAGAAATGCAAGAACAGGAGTTAA
- the LOC101260870 gene encoding prefoldin subunit 4: MQQAGTSGSEVEVTWEDQQNINKFGRLNNRLHELNDEIKAAKEKCENLEDASNELILTDEEIVRFQIGEVFAHVPKEEVESRIEKLQEETSKNLEKLEEEKESIVAQMAELKKILYGKFKDSINLEED; the protein is encoded by the exons ATGCAGCAG GCTGGAACTTCGGGGTCCGAAGTGGAGGTAACATGGGAGGATCAGCAGAATATTAACAAATTTGGCAGATTGAATAATCGTCTTCACGAACTCAATGATGAAATCAAGGCTGCCAAG GAAAAATGTGAAAACCTTGAGGATGCAAGCAACGAGCTTATTCTGACCGATGAAGAGATAGTGCGCTTCCAGATAGGGGAAGTTTTTGCTCATGTTCCAAAGGAGGAAGTGGAGAGCAGGATAGAGAAACTGCAAGAGGAAACTAGCAAGAACTTGGAGAAACTAGAGGAAGAGAAAGAATCAATAGTTGCCCAGATGGCTGAACTTAAGAAGATATTATATGGCAAATTCAAGGATTCAATCAATCTTGAGGAGGactaa